Genomic segment of Pochonia chlamydosporia 170 chromosome 1, whole genome shotgun sequence:
GagacaacatcatcaatcgACACCGCACCCCTTCGACATCATTTCATAGTACCTGACCCTACTGGAGGAATTGGTGCAACAATGCGATTCCACACAACTGCCGCTCTTATCGGCTTGGCTGCGGTAGAGCTCACCTCTGCCGTCAAGGTGAACCCGCTTCCTGCGCCACAGGAAGTGACCTGGGGCAATTCTGGCCCCAAATCTGTCAGTGGCTGGCTTGACTTGCGCACAAACTCCAATGGCAAGTCTGAggccaacaaccaaatcGTCAGAGACGCCTGGAACCGCGCTTCCAAAGCAATCACCTCTCTGAAATGGGTGCCGCAGGCCATTGAGCAGCCAATCCCAAAGTTCGATCCTTTCCCTACTGCCGGTAGCGATAGCAACACGAAGCGAaacaatggcggcagcggctgGGTCAATAGCATCAATGTCCAGGTTTCCGACTGGTCTGCCGATTTGCAGCACGGCGTTGACGAGAGCTACACGCTCACAGTCTCAGCTTCGTCCTCAACTGTCCAGGTCTCTGCCAAGACCATCTGGGGTGCTCTCCATGCCTTCACCACCTTCCAGCAGCTCGTCATCTTTGAGGGCTCCGGTCTCATCGTTGAGCAGCCCGTCACCATCAAGGACCACCCCAACTACCCCTACCGTGGTGTCATGGTCGACACTGGCCGAAACTTCATTTCTGtcaacaagatcaaggagCAGATTGACGGCCTTGCCTTGTCCAAAATGAACATTCTTCACTGGCACATCACCGACACTCAATCATGGCCAATCCAGCTGCAAAGCTATCCTCAGGTCACCAAGGACGCCTACTCGTCTCGGGAGAGCTACTCAGCTGGAGACGTTCGCGACATCATCTCCTACGCCCGTGCTCGTGGAGTCCGCGTCATCCCCGAGATCGACATGCCCGGCCACTCTGCCTCCGGCTGGAAGCAAATCGACAAGGACATTATTACCTGCGAGAACAGCTGGTGGTCCAACGACAACTGGCCACTGCACACCGCTGTGCAGCCCAACCCCGGACAGCTG
This window contains:
- a CDS encoding beta-hexosaminidase precursor (similar to Aspergillus terreus NIH2624 XP_001210209.1): MRFHTTAALIGLAAVELTSAVKVNPLPAPQEVTWGNSGPKSVSGWLDLRTNSNGKSEANNQIVRDAWNRASKAITSLKWVPQAIEQPIPKFDPFPTAGSDSNTKRNNGGSGWVNSINVQVSDWSADLQHGVDESYTLTVSASSSTVQVSAKTIWGALHAFTTFQQLVIFEGSGLIVEQPVTIKDHPNYPYRGVMVDTGRNFISVNKIKEQIDGLALSKMNILHWHITDTQSWPIQLQSYPQVTKDAYSSRESYSAGDVRDIISYARARGVRVIPEIDMPGHSASGWKQIDKDIITCENSWWSNDNWPLHTAVQPNPGQLDVMNPKTYDVVTKVYAELSKKFSDDFFHVGGDELQVGCFNFSKGIRDWFAADPKRTYFDLNQYWIDHAYPLFMSQKNSGNKNRRLIMWEDVVLSPDASASNVSKSVIMQSWNNGVSNIDKLTKAGYDVIVSSADFLYLDCGNGGYVTNDPRYNAPQLNPDPSGATFSFNYGGPGGSWCAPYKTWQRIYDYDFTANLTSAQAKHIIGAAAPLWSEQVDDTIISAKMWPRAAALAELVWSGNKDPKTGAKRTTYLTQRILNFREYLVANGIGAAPLVPKYCAQHPHACDLYYDQTAVK